A part of Lacinutrix sp. 5H-3-7-4 genomic DNA contains:
- a CDS encoding PhoH family protein: MNEIIIQLEEINPKEFFGAGNENIKLLKKHFPKLKIVARGNEIKAYGEEDLLEEFDRRLNMLFKHFAKYNKLDENSIERVLFSQSSDDYTTSAKSGETIVHGVNGKLIKAQTANQRKLVELMRKNDMVFAIGPAGTGKTYTGVALAVQALKNKEVKRIILTRPAVEAGENLGFLPGDLKEKLDPYMQPLYDALRDMIAPEKLAQYIENGTIQIAPLAFMRGRTLDNAFVILDEGQNTTHAQMKMFLTRMGKNAKFLLTGDPGQIDLPRRTISGLKEALLVLKDIDGIGMVFLDDKDVIRHKLVKKVIAAYKKIENIDA; the protein is encoded by the coding sequence TTGAACGAAATAATTATTCAACTTGAAGAAATCAATCCAAAAGAATTTTTTGGAGCTGGAAACGAAAACATTAAGCTTTTAAAAAAGCACTTTCCAAAATTAAAAATTGTTGCCAGAGGTAACGAAATTAAAGCTTACGGAGAAGAAGATCTTTTAGAGGAGTTTGATAGAAGGCTCAACATGTTATTCAAGCATTTTGCTAAATATAATAAGTTAGACGAAAACTCTATAGAACGTGTTTTATTTAGCCAAAGTAGTGATGATTACACTACAAGTGCTAAAAGTGGTGAAACTATTGTACATGGAGTTAATGGTAAATTAATAAAAGCACAAACTGCAAACCAACGTAAGTTAGTAGAATTAATGCGTAAAAATGATATGGTTTTTGCCATTGGTCCTGCGGGAACTGGAAAAACATATACAGGTGTTGCTTTAGCTGTACAAGCTTTAAAAAACAAAGAAGTAAAACGTATTATATTAACACGTCCGGCAGTAGAAGCAGGAGAGAATTTAGGTTTTTTACCAGGAGATTTAAAAGAAAAATTAGATCCTTATATGCAGCCTTTATACGATGCGTTACGCGATATGATTGCTCCCGAAAAACTTGCACAATATATAGAAAATGGTACTATACAAATTGCACCTTTAGCTTTTATGCGTGGTAGAACATTAGATAATGCATTTGTAATTTTAGACGAAGGGCAAAATACCACACACGCACAAATGAAAATGTTTTTAACACGTATGGGAAAAAACGCAAAGTTTTTACTAACAGGAGATCCAGGACAAATAGATTTACCACGCCGTACAATTTCTGGTTTAAAAGAAGCACTATTAGTACTAAAAGATATTGATGGTATTGGTATGGTTTTTCTAGATGATAAAGATGTTATTAGACATAAACTGGTTAAAAAAGTTATTGCAGCCTATAAAAAAATTGAAAATATTGATGCTTAA
- a CDS encoding S-adenosyl-l-methionine hydroxide adenosyltransferase family protein, which translates to MAIITLTTDFGEKDHFAGAIKGAIYTEMPDVKIVDISHSISPFNIPEAAYIIQNAYSSFPEGTIHIIGIDSEINQENKHIAIELNGHYFVCANNGIMSMICAEISPKQIVEINIHDKIETSFPVLDVFVKVACHIARGGTLGVIGKSIDKIKPIKNLEPYINEEKTQIIGSIIYVDNYGNVVTNIKKTFFDTICKNRTYEISARNHKFKKIYTKYSDIINFNTPEESRNDEGRGLVVFNSSNYLEIAIYKGNTGNVGGASSLMGLKLRDTITINFFKENRAF; encoded by the coding sequence ATGGCTATTATCACATTAACAACAGACTTTGGTGAGAAAGATCACTTTGCTGGTGCGATAAAAGGCGCTATTTATACTGAAATGCCCGATGTAAAGATTGTTGATATCTCACATTCTATTTCACCTTTTAATATACCTGAGGCTGCTTATATTATTCAAAATGCATATAGTAGCTTTCCAGAAGGAACCATACATATTATTGGAATAGACTCTGAAATCAACCAAGAAAACAAACATATTGCCATAGAATTAAATGGGCATTATTTTGTTTGTGCAAACAATGGTATTATGAGTATGATTTGTGCCGAAATTTCACCTAAGCAAATTGTAGAAATTAATATTCACGATAAAATAGAAACCAGTTTCCCAGTATTAGATGTTTTTGTAAAAGTCGCTTGCCATATTGCACGTGGCGGCACTTTAGGAGTTATAGGTAAAAGTATAGATAAAATAAAACCTATAAAAAACCTAGAACCTTACATTAACGAAGAAAAAACACAAATTATTGGTAGTATTATTTATGTAGATAATTACGGTAATGTAGTTACAAATATTAAAAAAACATTTTTTGATACAATTTGTAAAAACAGAACTTACGAGATTTCTGCTAGAAACCATAAGTTTAAAAAAATATACACCAAATACAGCGATATTATAAACTTTAATACGCCTGAAGAATCAAGAAACGACGAAGGCCGTGGTTTAGTAGTGTTTAACTCCTCTAATTATTTAGAAATTGCTATTTACAAAGGTAATACTGGTAATGTTGGCGGAGCAAGTTCTTTAATGGGATTAAAACTAAGAGACACAATAACAATAAATTTCTTTAAAGAAAATAGAGCCTTTTAA
- a CDS encoding putative quinol monooxygenase: MFVRIVKMSFAEEHIEQFLSNFETVKQKIRNFEGCQFLELYRDKHNTNIFFTYSYWNTETDLNNYRHSKLFKGVWAQTKPMFNAKPEAWSVDKLTSLT; this comes from the coding sequence ATGTTTGTAAGAATTGTAAAAATGAGTTTTGCTGAAGAACATATAGAACAATTTCTAAGTAATTTTGAAACTGTAAAACAGAAAATTCGCAATTTTGAAGGTTGCCAGTTTTTAGAACTTTATAGAGACAAACACAATACAAATATTTTTTTTACGTATTCTTATTGGAATACAGAAACCGATTTAAACAACTATCGCCACTCTAAATTATTTAAAGGCGTTTGGGCGCAAACAAAACCAATGTTTAATGCTAAACCTGAAGCTTGGAGTGTAGATAAATTAACGAGTTTAACGTAA
- a CDS encoding SDR family oxidoreductase, protein MTFKDKIIWITGASSGIGKHLAMVLSQYNAKLILSSRNENDLKLVKAQCKNPDLVIIIPLDLENTVTFKQKTETAINSFGHIDILVNNGGVSQRSLAKNTTFEVDKRIININYLGTVALTKAILPHFIARQAGQFVVTTSIVGKIGTPFRSSYAASKHALHGFFDSLRAEVFSDNIQVTIVCPGFVKTNVSINALTGNGTAQKTMDIATKNGIKPEQFAKVMAKAIYNKKQEVYIAGFKEKLGVFTKRFFPKLLSKMIRKLSVT, encoded by the coding sequence ATGACTTTTAAAGATAAAATTATTTGGATTACAGGAGCATCTTCTGGCATTGGAAAACACCTTGCTATGGTGTTATCTCAATATAATGCCAAACTTATTTTATCTTCAAGAAACGAAAACGATTTAAAACTTGTTAAAGCGCAATGCAAAAATCCAGACTTAGTTATAATAATACCGCTAGACTTAGAAAACACAGTCACTTTTAAGCAAAAAACAGAAACTGCAATTAATAGTTTTGGTCATATAGATATTTTGGTTAACAATGGTGGAGTAAGTCAAAGATCACTAGCCAAAAACACTACATTTGAAGTTGATAAACGCATTATAAATATTAACTATTTAGGCACCGTTGCACTTACTAAAGCTATATTACCACATTTTATTGCAAGACAAGCAGGACAGTTTGTAGTAACTACAAGTATTGTTGGTAAAATTGGTACACCTTTTCGCTCTAGTTATGCAGCAAGTAAACATGCATTACATGGCTTTTTTGATAGTTTAAGAGCAGAAGTATTTAGTGATAATATTCAGGTTACAATAGTTTGTCCAGGATTTGTTAAAACTAATGTTTCCATAAATGCATTAACAGGAAATGGTACTGCTCAAAAAACCATGGATATAGCCACTAAAAATGGTATAAAACCAGAGCAATTTGCAAAAGTAATGGCTAAAGCTATTTACAATAAAAAGCAAGAAGTTTACATTGCAGGTTTTAAGGAAAAACTTGGTGTTTTTACCAAACGTTTTTTTCCTAAATTGCTCTCTAAAATGATTAGAAAATTAAGCGTAACCTAA
- the gldG gene encoding gliding motility-associated ABC transporter substrate-binding protein GldG: MFALLKKEINSFFASPIGYLVIAIFLLLNGLFLWLFKGEFNVLDYGFADLSSFFLLTPWILVFLIPAVTMRSFSDEKKQGTLELLLTKPISHLQIVLGKYFGAFLLIILALIPTLLYVYTVNQLGKPVGNLDVGSTLGSYFGLLFLVAAYTAIGIFSSTLSDNQIVAFIIAVFLCFLFYVGFEGLSEFLNSTFIEQLGMASHFKSMSRGVLDTRDILYFLSITIFFVFLTVKRINLEGAKTINKFNLLLLPLALLLINIFISSRFYGRFDLTSDKRYTLNEASLNVIKDVNRPIVIDVFLEGDDFPSEFRRLQTETRQLLEEFSAYNSNIKFSFINPIEDEATRDQNIAQLSERGLKPMQLSVQENGQQSQRVIIPWALASYDNHTIDIPLVKYKVNANQQELVTNSVQHLEYAFADGLSKLVNPKRRKIAILKGNNELPDLKIADFLKTLGQYYYIAPFTLDSVATNAQKTSKSLNSYDLVIAAKPTEAFTEAEKYVLDQYTMNGGKSLWLVDKIIMEKDSLFNPEGKNIAVPRDLNLTDFFFKYGVRVNPLLTSVKSQNIGRITLETGQDESLKLQHFRWPYSPLALSDVNHPIVNNINFVKFDFANQIDTLKNAIKKTILLKSDKPSRLEGTPKEISLGFALKEPAQELFTKDRQNLAVLLEGEFTSVYNNRVKPITLENDKTKSSNTKMIVIADGDVIKNDLDKGRPTTLGFDKWTKETYGNKEFLLNAVNYLLDDDGLINIRSKEVKVAFLDHAKIAKQKTKWQLVNILLPLLILAVFGLIFNFIRKRKYAKKS, from the coding sequence ATGTTCGCACTTTTAAAAAAAGAAATAAACTCATTTTTCGCTTCTCCAATTGGTTATTTGGTAATAGCCATTTTTCTATTACTAAACGGCTTATTTTTATGGCTGTTTAAAGGTGAATTTAATGTGTTAGATTACGGTTTTGCAGATTTATCATCATTCTTTTTATTAACACCATGGATTTTAGTTTTTCTTATTCCGGCGGTTACTATGCGAAGTTTTAGCGATGAGAAAAAACAAGGAACTTTAGAGCTTTTATTAACCAAACCTATTTCACATTTACAAATTGTACTAGGTAAATACTTTGGCGCATTTTTACTAATTATTTTAGCGCTTATTCCTACTCTACTCTATGTTTATACCGTTAACCAATTAGGGAAACCTGTTGGTAATTTAGATGTTGGTAGTACATTAGGCTCGTATTTTGGATTACTTTTTTTAGTTGCTGCATATACCGCCATTGGCATATTTTCTTCAACATTAAGCGACAATCAAATTGTAGCATTTATTATTGCTGTATTTCTATGCTTTTTATTTTATGTTGGTTTTGAAGGGCTTTCAGAGTTTTTAAACAGTACATTTATTGAACAATTAGGCATGGCTTCTCACTTTAAAAGTATGAGTCGCGGTGTTTTAGATACGCGAGATATATTATATTTTTTAAGTATTACAATCTTTTTTGTGTTTTTAACGGTAAAACGAATTAATCTAGAAGGTGCAAAAACCATTAACAAATTCAACCTTTTATTATTACCACTAGCACTTCTGCTAATAAACATATTTATTAGTTCAAGATTTTATGGCAGATTCGATTTAACATCAGATAAACGTTACACTTTAAACGAAGCATCATTAAATGTTATAAAAGATGTAAACAGACCAATTGTTATTGATGTATTTTTAGAAGGTGACGATTTTCCTTCGGAATTTAGAAGACTTCAAACTGAAACAAGGCAGTTACTTGAAGAATTTTCGGCTTATAACAGTAATATAAAATTTAGTTTTATAAATCCAATTGAAGATGAAGCTACTCGTGACCAAAATATAGCACAATTAAGTGAACGTGGTTTAAAACCAATGCAACTTAGCGTACAAGAAAACGGGCAGCAATCACAACGTGTTATTATTCCATGGGCATTGGCTAGTTACGATAATCACACCATAGACATCCCGTTAGTAAAATATAAAGTAAATGCCAACCAGCAAGAATTAGTTACTAACTCTGTACAACATTTAGAATACGCCTTTGCAGATGGTTTAAGCAAATTGGTAAACCCAAAACGTAGAAAAATTGCCATTTTAAAAGGAAATAATGAATTGCCAGATCTTAAAATTGCCGACTTTTTAAAAACATTAGGGCAGTATTATTACATCGCACCATTTACTTTAGATAGTGTTGCTACTAATGCACAAAAAACATCAAAATCTTTAAATAGTTACGATTTAGTTATTGCTGCTAAACCTACTGAAGCGTTTACAGAAGCCGAAAAATATGTACTAGACCAATACACCATGAATGGTGGTAAAAGCCTTTGGCTAGTAGATAAAATTATCATGGAAAAAGACAGTTTATTTAATCCTGAAGGAAAAAATATAGCGGTACCAAGAGATTTAAATTTAACCGATTTCTTTTTTAAATATGGTGTTAGGGTAAACCCTTTACTAACTAGTGTAAAAAGTCAAAATATTGGGCGTATTACTCTAGAAACAGGACAAGACGAAAGCTTAAAATTACAGCATTTTCGTTGGCCATATTCTCCATTAGCACTTAGTGACGTTAATCACCCAATTGTAAATAACATAAACTTTGTAAAGTTTGATTTTGCAAACCAAATAGACACACTTAAAAACGCTATTAAAAAGACTATTCTTTTAAAAAGTGACAAACCAAGCCGTTTAGAAGGTACGCCTAAAGAAATTAGTTTAGGTTTTGCACTTAAAGAACCTGCTCAAGAGTTATTTACTAAAGACAGGCAAAATCTTGCAGTGTTATTAGAAGGTGAATTTACATCGGTTTACAACAATCGTGTTAAACCAATTACACTTGAAAACGACAAAACAAAAAGTAGCAATACAAAAATGATTGTTATTGCAGATGGAGACGTTATTAAAAACGATTTAGACAAAGGAAGACCAACAACTTTAGGCTTCGATAAATGGACAAAAGAAACCTACGGAAACAAAGAATTTTTACTCAATGCTGTTAATTATCTATTAGATGACGATGGACTTATAAACATTCGCAGCAAAGAAGTTAAAGTTGCCTTTTTAGATCATGCAAAAATTGCAAAACAAAAAACCAAATGGCAACTGGTTAATATTCTATTGCCATTATTGATATTAGCAGTGTTTGGCTTAATATTTAATTTTATAAGAAAACGTAAATACGCTAAAAAATCTTAA
- the dnaN gene encoding DNA polymerase III subunit beta — protein sequence MKFIVSSTYLLKQLQVLGGVINNSNTLPILDNFLFDIDNNALTVSASDLETTMSSTLDIESDSKGSVAIPARLLLDTLKTFPEQPLTFTVEENNTVEISSNHGKYALAYADGAEFPKAVSLEDPSATTISGDILATAISKTIFAAGNDDLRPVMSGVFFQFSTDNLTFVATDAHKLVKYTREDVSASQVAEFIMPKKPLTLLKGILSSSDQDVTIEYNDSNAKFTFENTILICRLIDGKYPNYEAVIPKENPNKLSIDRTQFLNSVKRVSIFSNKTTHQIRLKIAGAELNISAEDIDYSNKAEERLTCDYQGDDMQIGFNSRFLTEMLNNLNATDVQLEMSMPNRAGILTPIDGLDEGEYVTMLVMPVMLNS from the coding sequence ATGAAGTTTATAGTATCAAGTACTTATTTACTTAAGCAACTACAAGTTTTAGGAGGTGTAATAAACAACTCAAACACCTTACCTATTTTAGATAATTTTCTTTTCGATATTGATAACAATGCGCTTACAGTTTCGGCTAGTGATTTAGAAACCACTATGTCTTCAACATTAGATATAGAAAGTGATAGTAAAGGTAGTGTAGCAATTCCTGCTAGATTATTATTAGATACTTTAAAAACATTTCCAGAGCAGCCATTAACTTTTACAGTAGAAGAAAACAATACGGTAGAAATTAGCTCAAACCATGGTAAATATGCTTTAGCTTATGCAGATGGTGCAGAATTTCCAAAAGCTGTATCTCTTGAAGATCCAAGTGCTACAACAATTTCTGGAGATATATTAGCAACAGCAATTAGTAAAACAATTTTTGCTGCTGGTAACGATGATTTAAGACCAGTAATGAGTGGTGTGTTTTTTCAATTCTCTACAGATAACTTAACTTTTGTAGCTACAGATGCGCACAAACTAGTAAAATACACTCGTGAAGATGTTTCTGCTTCTCAAGTTGCAGAATTTATTATGCCTAAAAAACCATTAACGTTATTAAAAGGTATTTTATCTTCTAGTGACCAAGATGTAACTATAGAGTATAATGACTCTAATGCTAAATTTACTTTTGAAAACACAATTTTAATTTGTCGTTTAATTGATGGTAAATATCCAAATTACGAAGCTGTAATACCAAAAGAAAACCCTAATAAATTAAGTATAGACAGAACACAATTTTTAAATTCTGTAAAACGTGTTAGTATTTTTTCTAATAAAACTACACACCAAATACGCTTAAAAATTGCTGGTGCAGAATTAAATATTTCTGCAGAAGATATAGATTACTCTAACAAAGCTGAAGAACGTTTAACTTGTGATTATCAAGGAGACGATATGCAAATAGGTTTTAACTCTCGTTTTTTAACAGAGATGCTTAACAACTTAAATGCTACAGATGTACAATTAGAAATGAGCATGCCTAATAGAGCAGGAATTTTAACACCAATTGATGGTCTAGATGAAGGAGAATATGTTACTATGTTAGTAATGCCAGTAATGTTAAACAGTTAA
- a CDS encoding T9SS type A sorting domain-containing protein gives MKKTLLLFSFLIATAWCSIHAQINIPDANFKAYLVGDPAINTNGDSEISVAEAQAFSGELLINGLSISDLTGIEEFINITRLDCYNNNLTSLDVGNNLALTRLHCAANQIETLDISANTSITDIQCHNNGVLYELNIANGNNSNFSYMKAYGNSLSCIQKDAGFTPPADAGIYSQGWTKGNTAVYGDDCAALNQTVNIPDANFKSFLVNDSSINLNNDTEITMAEAQATTELIMNGIGIADLTGIEAFINLTRLDVPNNSLTTIDVSNNLSLTRLHAGFNNLTSLDIRLNTNVDELFCHENSLLDTLLISNGNNSNFIYMKAYNNPSLNCIQVDAGFSPPANTGLYNVGWTKDGQASYSENCIPSVYYVDANATGANDGSSWTDAFTNVTDALALTNLNDAVWVAKGTYTLADKNTPIAVSTNEVDIIGGFAGTETTLADRVLTAIHTTNATIFTGDINGDDIDGDFSSNKTDNAERLFELRTSNVTFDGIIFENIYDTSQSGGVEENGVIFIPNNLNANNLKIKNSVFRNNYSNGYLLKIRKFNQGLLIENTKFINNTIVNMGLVLLVSDSTNGYIFTRWANVLVADNDINITALDIYREDWNNGSTLDVVINNSTFVNNDYNGTYGNSITASGNGSVNLNINNTIFWQNTVNGTAATRDISNGLDEHYDVFIRNAIANVPSNAGTYGTFSTTNLTTLDPATDNLNLDAEYKPTSASNYIVDQGDNAYYDEALFGDLDLAGITRIFNTTIDLGAYEYNSTLSVDAISLNTNSIKLYPNPVNDRLFIKSDNRIDSITIYNVNGQIIKQKEAFSNGLDVSALNAGLYFINIKSDNGESIKKFIKN, from the coding sequence ATGAAAAAAACTTTACTCTTATTTTCTTTTTTAATAGCGACTGCATGGTGTAGCATACATGCACAAATAAACATTCCCGATGCTAATTTTAAAGCGTATCTTGTTGGAGATCCAGCTATTAATACAAATGGTGACTCTGAAATATCAGTTGCTGAAGCACAAGCTTTTTCAGGTGAATTATTAATTAATGGTTTGTCAATTTCAGATTTAACAGGAATAGAAGAATTTATAAACATTACACGATTAGATTGTTACAATAATAATTTAACGTCTTTAGATGTAGGTAATAACCTAGCATTAACACGTTTACACTGTGCTGCTAATCAAATTGAAACCTTGGATATTAGCGCAAATACATCAATTACAGATATACAATGTCATAACAATGGTGTGTTATATGAATTAAACATTGCCAACGGTAATAACAGCAACTTTAGCTATATGAAAGCCTATGGAAATAGTTTATCATGCATTCAAAAAGATGCTGGTTTTACGCCGCCTGCAGATGCCGGAATATACAGCCAAGGTTGGACCAAAGGTAATACGGCAGTTTATGGCGACGATTGTGCTGCGTTAAACCAAACTGTAAACATTCCAGATGCCAATTTTAAAAGTTTTTTAGTAAACGATAGTAGTATCAATTTAAATAATGATACTGAAATTACAATGGCTGAAGCACAAGCTACTACCGAGTTAATTATGAACGGTATTGGTATTGCAGATTTAACAGGTATAGAAGCCTTTATAAATTTAACACGTTTAGATGTTCCTAATAATAGCTTAACTACTATAGACGTGAGTAATAACTTATCATTAACACGTTTGCATGCTGGTTTCAATAACTTAACAAGTTTAGATATACGTTTAAATACAAATGTTGATGAATTGTTTTGTCATGAAAATAGTTTATTAGATACCTTATTAATCTCTAACGGAAATAATAGCAATTTCATCTATATGAAAGCTTATAATAATCCAAGTTTAAATTGTATTCAGGTAGATGCAGGCTTTTCACCACCAGCAAACACTGGTCTGTATAATGTAGGTTGGACTAAAGATGGTCAAGCAAGTTATAGCGAAAATTGTATTCCTTCAGTGTATTATGTAGATGCAAATGCAACAGGCGCCAACGATGGAAGTTCATGGACAGATGCTTTTACAAACGTAACGGACGCTTTAGCACTTACCAATTTAAATGATGCTGTTTGGGTAGCAAAAGGAACCTATACATTAGCAGATAAAAACACACCAATAGCCGTTAGTACAAACGAAGTAGATATTATTGGAGGTTTTGCAGGAACCGAAACGACTCTAGCTGATAGAGTTTTAACAGCTATTCATACTACAAATGCTACTATTTTTACAGGTGATATTAATGGTGATGATATTGATGGTGATTTCTCATCGAACAAAACAGATAATGCAGAACGATTATTTGAATTAAGAACAAGCAACGTCACTTTTGATGGTATTATTTTTGAAAACATTTACGATACTTCACAATCTGGTGGAGTAGAGGAAAACGGTGTGATATTTATACCAAATAATTTAAATGCTAATAACTTAAAAATTAAAAATTCGGTATTTAGAAATAACTATTCTAATGGGTATTTACTAAAAATTAGAAAGTTTAATCAAGGATTACTAATTGAAAACACCAAGTTTATAAATAACACCATTGTTAATATGGGATTGGTTCTCTTAGTCTCTGATAGTACAAACGGTTATATTTTTACACGTTGGGCAAATGTCTTGGTAGCAGATAACGATATAAATATTACAGCCTTAGATATTTACAGAGAAGATTGGAATAACGGAAGCACATTAGATGTTGTAATTAATAATAGTACGTTTGTTAATAACGATTATAATGGTACTTATGGCAATTCTATAACGGCATCAGGTAATGGAAGTGTAAACCTTAATATTAATAATACTATTTTTTGGCAGAATACTGTTAATGGTACAGCAGCCACTAGAGATATTTCTAATGGGTTAGACGAGCATTACGATGTGTTTATTAGAAATGCTATTGCAAATGTTCCGTCAAACGCTGGAACTTATGGAACGTTTTCAACGACTAACCTAACCACTTTAGATCCAGCAACAGATAATTTAAATTTAGACGCAGAATACAAACCAACATCAGCTTCAAATTATATTGTTGATCAAGGAGATAACGCTTACTACGATGAAGCTTTATTTGGCGATTTAGATTTAGCGGGTATTACAAGAATTTTTAACACTACGATAGATTTAGGAGCTTACGAGTACAATTCTACATTAAGTGTTGATGCTATTTCTTTAAATACAAATTCAATAAAATTATATCCTAATCCAGTAAATGATAGATTGTTTATAAAATCGGATAACAGAATAGACTCAATAACAATTTATAATGTAAATGGACAAATAATTAAACAAAAAGAAGCATTTTCTAACGGATTAGACGTGTCTGCTTTAAATGCAGGTTTATATTTTATAAATATTAAATCTGATAACGGAGAGAGCATTAAAAAGTTTATTAAAAACTAA
- a CDS encoding LytTR family DNA-binding domain-containing protein, giving the protein MKAIIIDDEKRARHLLSNLLTEHCASITSIEEAQDLASGVDLIKTSKPNVVFLDIEMPNQSGLDILEYFPNQIDFKIIFVTAYNQYAIEAFKLSAVDYLLKPVDTNELKEAVTKAEEAIKANNLNDQLNKLRDSLKQLSMDKIALEIPKGIMFASHNDIVYFEADGMYTNVQLMDGKQKTICKPLKHFVDQLERNAMFFKCHRSYLINLKYVDELVKDDGDYLLMNNQKRIPISKSKRDQFLEVIKETFM; this is encoded by the coding sequence ATGAAAGCGATAATTATAGACGACGAAAAACGCGCCAGACATTTACTATCAAACCTATTAACCGAACATTGCGCAAGTATTACTAGCATTGAAGAAGCGCAAGATTTAGCATCTGGTGTCGATTTAATAAAAACCAGTAAACCAAACGTTGTATTTTTAGATATTGAAATGCCTAATCAGTCTGGATTAGATATTTTAGAATACTTTCCAAACCAAATCGATTTTAAAATCATTTTCGTTACGGCATACAATCAATATGCGATTGAAGCTTTCAAACTGTCGGCTGTAGATTATCTGTTAAAACCAGTTGATACCAACGAGTTAAAAGAAGCAGTAACAAAAGCTGAAGAAGCGATAAAAGCCAACAATTTAAATGACCAATTAAATAAGTTACGCGATTCGTTAAAGCAACTTTCAATGGACAAAATTGCTTTAGAAATCCCAAAAGGCATCATGTTCGCATCGCATAATGATATTGTTTATTTTGAAGCCGATGGTATGTATACCAACGTACAACTTATGGATGGTAAACAAAAAACCATTTGCAAGCCATTAAAGCATTTTGTTGATCAATTAGAGCGTAACGCGATGTTTTTTAAATGTCATCGTTCGTATTTAATTAACTTAAAATATGTTGATGAATTAGTTAAGGATGATGGCGATTATTTATTAATGAATAACCAAAAACGCATCCCAATTTCAAAATCGAAACGCGATCAGTTTCTTGAAGTAATTAAGGAAACGTTTATGTGA